In Agrobacterium tumefaciens, a single genomic region encodes these proteins:
- a CDS encoding peroxiredoxin — MTIKIGEKLPSATFKEKTADGPVETTTDALFGGKKVVLFAVPGAFTPTCSLNHLPGYLENRDAILSKGVDDIAVISVNDWHVMGAWAQSSGGQGKIHFLADWDASFTKALGLDADLSGGGLGVRSKRYSMLVEDGVVKSLNVEENPGQATVSAAAAMIEQL, encoded by the coding sequence ATGACCATCAAGATCGGCGAAAAACTGCCTTCCGCAACCTTCAAGGAAAAGACGGCCGATGGCCCGGTGGAAACCACCACGGACGCGCTTTTCGGCGGCAAGAAGGTGGTTCTCTTTGCCGTTCCCGGCGCATTCACCCCCACCTGCTCGCTGAACCATCTGCCGGGCTATCTCGAAAACCGCGACGCCATTCTTTCCAAGGGCGTGGATGACATCGCCGTCATCTCCGTCAATGACTGGCATGTGATGGGCGCCTGGGCGCAATCGTCAGGCGGCCAGGGCAAAATCCACTTCCTCGCCGACTGGGACGCCTCCTTCACCAAGGCGCTCGGCCTTGATGCCGACCTTTCCGGCGGCGGTCTCGGCGTCCGTTCCAAGCGTTATTCCATGCTGGTTGAAGACGGCGTGGTGAAGTCGCTCAACGTCGAAGAAAACCCCGGCCAGGCGACGGTTTCGGCCGCGGCGGCGATGATTGAGCAGCTTTAA